One window from the genome of Grus americana isolate bGruAme1 chromosome 2, bGruAme1.mat, whole genome shotgun sequence encodes:
- the ALKAL1 gene encoding ALK and LTK ligand 1: MRGAKKRQALPAIVLLLLASAPPPPGAEGRDVPATGAERGALLDLLLQALGDGGRPLPPRPPRRDRVISRRYSGGGPPPPDPRAIASAAAPRPPPAIAAAPPPPRLFAAARHGEIFPRDSSLKDKFIKHFTGPVTFSSECSKHFHRLYHNTRDCSTPAYYKRCARLLTRLAMSPLCTQS, translated from the exons ATGCGAGGGGCGAAGAAACGCCAGGCGCTGCCCGCCATcgtgctcctgctgctggcctcggccccgccgccgccgggcgccGAGGGCAGGGACGTGCCCGCCACCGGAGCCGAGCGGGGGGCGCTCCTCGACCTCCTCCTCCAAGCCCTGGGAGACGGCGgccgcccgctgccgccccgcccgccgcggcgGGACCGGGTGATCTCCCGGCGGTACAGCGGCGGCGGTCCTCCGCCGCCCGACCCCCGCGCCAtcgcctccgccgccgccccccggccgcccccggccatcgccgccgccccgccgccgccccggctcTTCGCCGCTGCCCGCCACGGAG aaATTTTTCCAAGAGATTCCAGTCTAAAAGACaaattcataaaacattttacag GGCCGGTCACGTTTTCGTCAGAGTGTAGCAAGCACTTTCATCGACTGTATCACAACACAAGGGATTGCTCAACACCAGCCT atTATAAAAGATGTGCAAGGTTGCTAACAAGATTAGCAATGAGCCCTTTGTGTACACAGTCCTAG